The genomic region tgcagcccacCCCACAGGCTCCGCCCATCCCACACAGTTTCTCACCACAGGCTTTGTTGATGAAGGTGGTGGCAATACCAGTGTTGCCTGAGCGACCTGTACGCCCGATACGGTGAACTGCAAAGAAACAGACAGGATCAGGCCTGGGCGAATGGAACACAACACCCCTGCACGGCCCTCCTGGCCTGTGGCCACCCAGCTATGCTCCCTCAGTGCCCCTGCTGGGCCCATTCCCCACCATAGTTCTCGATCTCCTCTGGCATGTCGTAGTTGATGACGTGCTGAATGGCAGGGAAGTCCAGGCCCTTAGAAGCGACATCAGTGGCAACCAGAACATCCTTCTTCCCATCTCGGAAGGCTTCAATGGCTTTTGTCCGTTCCTCTTGATCTGTAAACATCCAACACAGAAGATGAGCAGGGTCAGAGCTCCCAGTCCTACCTCTTACAGCAACCACTACAGCCTTCAAGCTGAGCATTACAAAGCCTAGGCCCCTCCTGTGTGAAAACCTACACATCCTTTCCCCAGATTAAGCAGCAGAAGGGTCCTGTAGGGAGCTAGCTGTATGGTGCTTACATCTGCTATGATAAGAAGTAAAGCTGCACTCACTACCAGAGGTCCTGACACTGCCCCAGTCCATCCTCACACTGTGACAAACAGCTATGTGCTGGGACCTCCCATGCTCACACAGCATGCTGGAAGGACTGGGATCAGACAGGGCCACACCTCCCCAGTGCCCTCACAGACCTTTGCCTCCATGGATGGCCACAGCTTCCACACCCTTGAGTAGAAGGTACTCGTGGATCGCATCAACATCTGCCTTCTTCTCTGCAAAGATCAGAACCTGCCACAACACACACAGCATGTAAGAGTGGCTTTTTTGCGTGTTGACAAAGAGCACAATCCCCAGAGAAACCCACTTCCTCTTGCTAAACAGAGGCCACAGCAGTTCTGTGCCCAGGACTCGTACATACACAGAACACAGTTCTTTCCTTCACCCACCCCAGCACAAGGCAGAGCCTGGCAGCATCGCAGCTGCATCCCAACTGCCATCTCTACAGCTGTGctacagagctgcagtgctgcccccaGGTGTAGTGTAGGAGCAGGCAGAGCATATTTACTCACAGGTGGTGGGGTCTTCTGCAGGCATTCGAGGAGATACACCATCTTGGCTTCCTCTTTCACATACTCCACTTCCTAGGAAGAAGCACAGAGAAGGTTCAAGAAGACAACAGAGAATAAACACTGCATGGTATCCCACGACCCGCTGGGAAGGAGGACCAAGCACATCTGTCCCTGTGGGGGAGGTACCGGCTGCTCTCACAAACTATGCAGGCCTCCCACGTGGCATGGGGACCTCCCAAGTACCTCACCTGCACAACATCCAGGCTGGCAGCACCTGCTCGCCCAACATTAATGGTGATAGGCTTCACCAGGGCACTCTTAGCAAAGTTCTGGATTTTTTTAGGCATTGTTGCACTGAAGAGAAGGGTCTGCCGCTGGCCCTGCACAGGGAGCAAAGTATGGGCAAGGATTTAGTGCTCATCCAAAGGTGGATGCAGGGATTGAGCTAAACAGTGCTCACGTCTTCTCAGCCCAGTACCTTGAAATAGGAGAAGATGGTGCGGATGTCCCCCTCAAAGCCCATATCAATCATCCTGTCAGCCTCATCCAAGGCCAAGTAGCGGCAGATGTCCAGGCTCACCATCTTTTTCTGCAGTAGGTCCATGAGGCGGCCAGGGGTTGCAACCATCATGTGCACACCACTGTATGATGAGAGAAGGCACAGTCAGGCACTCAGATTTCTTCCCATGCAGAAACATATACAGAAGGGTTTACAGAGCTTCCGCTGATAACACTGAACTCACACATCACCTTCACCCCTACACCTCCCCAACGCCATCCAGCTAGCATGCCACCCCTCAGTCCCCtgctagaaataaaaagagccCAGCTTCAGCCCCACAGGACCCTCCCCGCGAGGTCTTACTGTTTGATCGTCTCCATCTGCTCCTTAACAGACATTCCCCCAATGCAGAGGGCACAGCGCAGTGGGGGCAggctgtcctcctgcagcaggcGACAGTAGTACTCAATGATGCCATGGGTCTGCCGGGCCAGCTCTcgctgcagagaaaaaaaaacaccttaattCCCCACACAAGGAACATCTGAAACTATCAATGAACATCAGTGAGCTTCTTCCCATGCTTCACTGTGCCCCAAGAACTCACAGAAGGACAGATGATGAGTCCATAGGGTCCCTCTCGCTTAGAAAATGGCAGTCTCTTCTCCTGCTCCAGACAGAACATGATAACTGGAAGGGTGAACACCAAAGTCTTCCCAGAGCCAGTGAAGGCGATGCCAATCATGTCCCTTCCTGAGAGGCTATCAGAGAAACAGGCCAATGGTGAGCAAGAGTGTTTACAAGAGGGCTCAGAGCTCCAGATCTGAGCAAGACGAACAGGGCTAGAGGGGAGCATGCAGTTGGTGCTGCTGAGTGGGCTGGAAGCAGCAGGGACCTGGGACATGGACAAAGCACTCACATTGTGGGGATGCCTTGAATCTGTATAGGCGTTGGCTGCTggattccttttttcttcaagcCCCTCAGTATAGCTGTTAGAGAACATGGTACATGCACATTCACAACCTGCTCTCCCTCTAACTCATTTTTCAGCCACGGCCCTCTGATCGGTGAGGAATGACCCTCaggccagcagccagctgaTGCGATCTCTGTTGTGAATTTAAGCTGTGACCCCCCTAACAGAACATTAAAGATCCAACAGTTTCACCCACCGCTGAACACAAGTCTCCCCAGAAAAACCTGCCCCCAGTCTCACCTGCTGGGAACTTCATCTCCTTGAAGCTCTTGATGGGAGGTGGGATGCCTTCTCCCTCTACGAGGATGTGGTACTTCTTGCGCACACGATTGTGCCGAGCCTCTGACATGGCCAGGATGTAACGAGGTGCTCTCCAGCTGAGAAGGCAACAGAGGAAGTTCAGAGCACAAATTATCCTAGGGAGAGCCAGCTGACCCAACAAAGGATGAGAAGAACTCCCTGATGGGCTCTGAAATTCCACAGAGGAAAACAGGTGACCTCAAGGGGCTGCATGAGCACATGAGAAGACCCAAGCCAGTCGTACACAACAAACATCTCCCCAGAGTCCAAATAAGAAGCCTCAATACAATAGACAACAGCAGCCTATGGATAATGGGTAAAACATGCCAACATCATTTAGACACATCTTCATTATTTCCATGATACGATCTTGAACTTCCTGGTCTCTCCCACTCTTGTTCCCTTTGTCTCCCTCAAGGTCTGAAGACTCAGCTCAAGCCTTCAAATTTTACATAAATGCATACAAAAATCTTATTGCATAGGAAATAACATCCAAAGTGACTCAACAATCTTTTAATTTACATAGGGTAGTAAGCAGTCAGGAAGCCAAGCAAGTATAACCCAGACACCACAGAGCAGTTCTCTTCCTACCAGGCTGTAtggcctccagctgctgccagctgtaaGGAAGTgatattttgagaaaaataacCCCCACGTTGCGAAACGCACCTGGTTTTAATTGGATCATCATATGTAATGCCTTTTGCCATCTCCTTCACTGACATCAAAGCTGCAAAAACAAAGCCGATAAGATCAGTGAGAGCTCTCAGTCTCCGTGcccacagacagcagagcaAGGTGAGCCAGGCAGCACCTCCCGGACAGCCTGTTGGAACTTGGGGCCCACAGCTGCACAGTCCCAGCTAAGTCAGGCAGCTGGCTGTCAACTGAGACTCCTCACTGTGATTTACTTCTCCAGTCCCAGGCTATACTGCTGTCCAACAGCTCTACAGGACACAGGGATGTCAGCGCTCACCTCGGCCCTCTGCCACGCTCTCCAGgatcttctcctcctccttcagctgcttctcctttgcTGACTCCTTCCGGGCTGGGGAGAAGTAGGAAGAAAGTAAAAGAgtgcccacagctcccagcagagcccctCCCCACATCAACCCCACACCAGCCCTAccctctgccttctccttgAGGTGCTGGTGCTGGTCCAGGAGGCTGATGTTGGACTGTGGCCCCAGGGGGATGTCATCCTCATCCCCGCGCTGCTCGCCGCCGCTGTCCCGCTGCTCCTCCTCTGACACCACCTTGCGCCgcatctgcagcagcttctgcagctggaggagaacCGTGGGGTGAGAGGCGCCGCAGCGGTACCGAGCCCAACCCCCCGAGCCCCGTTACGCCGTTACCATCTGCTGCTTGCGCTGCTTCACCGGCACATAGGGCACGTAGTCCTCGTCGTCCTCCCCCGACATGTCGGATCCGTCGGCCGCCTCTTCGCGCTGCCTCTGTGAGGAGACGAGGGGAGACGTGGAGTGAGCGGAGCGGAGAGGGCGCGGAGCCGGGGGTCGCCGTTAGCGGCCCGGGCTTCACCTTCCGCTCCGCGCCCGGCTCCATGGCGTCGCTACCACCCAGTAGCCTCGCTGCTCCGGATGTAAAACGGAGGCGCCGGAAGTGACGTCGCGGTAGGTATAGTGGCGCCTAGCAACACGGTGTCGCCTCCTCCCGCGCGGGAGAAGCGGCCCTACGGATCCCCCCAGAGGCCAAACTTCCGCGGAATGcgtacagcacagcacagcacgccgcgccccgcctcgcctcgctccgccccgccccgcccgcgggGCGCgaaacaaagcagcagaggctggggttaaataaaataaaaaattaaaaagttctTTATTGGGTCCAGCACAGGCCTTCCCCCGCGGCGCAGGGAGCCGGGCGGAGAGGGCGAGGGGACGGTTGGGGCGGGGTGACCCCGCGGAGGGGAGGAAGAGGCGGGGTGGAACCCCGGGGGCCCCGCGGGGCAGGAGAGCACCGGGATCCCCGTAACGGGGGACCCCATAGAGGAGAGCCGGGGGCCCCCGGGAGGGGGTGAGGGGGCACAGTGAGGAGAGCGGAGCGGCcgagggtggggggggggcggccccgcACCTCACTGCGCTGCGCTGGAAGTGGTTTTCTTCAGGGTGAAGTTGGTCCAGTTCACGGCCACCTTCTGCCGCGTCTGCTTGGCAGAGTCCAGACAGAACCTGGCCGGGAGAGAACGGAGCCCCAGTGAGCGACAGAGCCCCCAGAACCTCAGCCCCAACCCCAGGCAGGGTAACCTCACACCCACCCCGCCAGGAGAAGCTGCCTTACCTCTTGAAATACTCCACTTCCCGGTCAGTTTCATCCATCTCTACACCGTCTAAGTCCTTGGGCAGGAACACGTCATCTGGCAAGCAGAGCACAAGGTCACCACAACGCGGCAACACCCCTAAAacccagctgctcccaggacAGTGCCAGGGATGGGACCCCCACACACCAGAGCAGGACAGGAAGGGAcgtggcagcaggcagggcgagggctggggaagggccCACAGCAGCAAGCgcatgcagagcagggctgctggcactCACCGATAGAGGTATTGGATTTCTCCACTTTGTTGCGGTTCTTCCTGTTCTTGCCCTTGGGCTGGGGGGATCCTCCCAGGGCAGCAAGGGGAGGCAGCTGCCGGTCCCCGGTGGCCGGGGTGGGCAGCTGCACCAGATCCGGCAGCTCAGCTTTGCCCTCTCCCCTCCGGCCTTTCCAATCgctgcttctctccttctccggcctggcagtgctgcagccccagggttGCCCCTTGCCACTCTCCACCTCAGTGCAGCCACCCGCCCGCTGCGGCTCTGCGGTGCTGGGCTTCGAAGGGTGCTTGGTTCCCAGCACCTGCCCCTTCACAACAGAGttctccagcctggcctggccgCTGACTATCACAGCACCGTCCCCTTTCTTCACCTGCCCGCTCTGTCGCTTGTTCTTCCGCTGCCGGCCCCCTGCCAGCACCTGCTCCGGCGGCTCCGGCCCCTTGGGCTGCAGTCCCTCCTTGGGCTCTGGGCTCTGCCCACCACCATCCACAGCAGAGTCCGCAGCCTTGGACTGAACCCAGATCATGCGGGACAGGCTGGGCACGGCACTGAGGCGCTTCACCACGCCATTCTCGGTGGCCGTCGGGGCTAGCGGCAGCTCCCCCGGCCCATCGCCCCATCGAGGGCCCAGCTCGCCTCGCAGCAGCGCATGGCTCTTGGTGGGGCCCAGGCTGAGCGGGGCGAGGGCCAGGTCTATGTCCTGCAGGTCAGAGGAACCATTGAGGTGGGAGATCAGGTTCTTCTGCTCCAAGACGGCTGCCTTCTTGGGGAAGTCATTGACATCCAGGTTGAGGTCATAGACACTGAAACTGGCCCGGATGGAGTCCTTGATGGTGTTCCTGATCTCCTGCAGCCGGCTGCTGAGGAAGCTGTTCACAcgctccagctccagctctggcCACTCCAGCAGCTTCTCCTCAGCTGGCTCCCTGTTCTGGCTGTTTGCAGGGGCACGCTCCGCCCTCTTCTGGGCCTCTGCCTCCAGCTGggctttctccttctcctgcaACCCAAGTGAAGATCAGATGAGCCAGGCACACATGTACAGGCCACACACCAGCCTGGTCAAGCAGCAAACCAAGAGCCAGCGTTCAGCGTGGCTTCCCCAAGTCTTTCACAATCCCCAAACTGCCTGAACTGCCACACGTCCCCCGCAGGCACCACAGCAGCCACCACTCTGCACAGAGGACACCGCTCTGGGCACGAGGCACCAGTGAACAGCACAAGCTTTCACAACACTACTTCTTTCCAATACAGAGGTAGACTGCTTGTCAGAGCCACAGGACACAACAGAGCAGCTTGGCCCTCCCAGATGCTTTGGGCAGAGGTGCAGGGAAGTCCCCAGAGAGCTAGACACTGGTGTCAACTcaggagaagggcagcaaagggTAGAGAGttcaaaaaaccaaacagaagtgGGAGAACGCAAAGAGAGGAGCACGACAGGCCTCCCTCttgcccccagctcccaccttgCTTAGCCAGGCAGgacacagagcagtgcttccCTCTGCCCAGCCTCACCTTCTTCTTCTGCTTGTGCCGTGCCCGCTTGGCCGCCTTGGCACTGTTCAGGGGCTtgggctctgtgctgttgaTATAGTCCAGCAGTTCATCCACATTGCGGTGGTCCACAGCGGGCtctcctgagctgctgttgtgcaCTAGTTTTTGTGGcaattcctcttttcttttggtGAGGCGTGAGCGCAGCTTCTCCCGAATCTCAGCGTAGTTGCGGCTTGTGGGAGCAGCTGGTGGCTGCAGGAGGCAAGAGCTGTCAAGCTTGGCAAATACCAGAACCAGTGTGACatgcaggcagccccagcttcTAACACTAGTCACCCGTTGCTCTCCCCAAACACTCCTGCCCACAACCTTTACTGAACTCTTTTCCAGCATAGCTACAGAGATGATTAGAGGCCTGAAGCATCTTCCTGATCTGACAgactgggattgttcagcctggagaagagaagactgagggggaatATAGTGAGTGGATGGGGCCTTTGAGGATTACAGAGCTACCCACAGAGGTTgcggagtctccttctctgactgGAGAACTCACCTAGATACTTCACTATGCAACCTACtccagggaacctgctttagcagaggggttggactagatgatctccagaagtcccttccaacccctacaattctgtgatgaaGCCACAAGGATTGATAGGCAGGACACTGTGAGGTGGGAGCAAGGGCACCAGCAGGCTGATGAGGCAGGAGGGAATTCAACTGGGGGGTACACATACTGGCAGAGAAAAGCTGTGGCCAGACCCTCCCACCTCCATGCTCTCCGCACACCAACTTTAtaccacagagcagagcacaaagaCCAGAGATGACTGCAGAGTGGTTTCTCACTCACCGCATTGTGGCCGAAGAACTCACAGTAGCAGCAGTCACAGAACTTCCCATCTTTCTGGTTGGTGGAAGAAGAGGTGCAGGAACTGCGCTCTGAGCTGCTGTCCTCATCCTCCCCAAGCCCCTCATCTGCCTCGCACGGCTGCGGCGGATGGCAGCTGGTACCATTTGGGAACTTGTGTCCTTTGCAAGACGGGTCCCTGAGGAGAATGGCAAGAAGTGAGCGCAAGCAGAGGAGCTCAACATCACCCCACTAGGTGTATAAGAACACCCTTCCCGAGGCACCCTGTGCCAGAGCAAAAGGAACGGCAGGGCAGACAAACCCCAGCCCCCTGCACCCTCCTCCTGCAAGGAAAATGCCGTAGGAGCCCGTGACAGAAGGCATTCCTAACTCTTCACCCCCCAGCACCTCTAGCAGGCAGAAGGCTGGCCCACCAGAGTTCCAGAAAGCAATGTCCCCTGCAAGGCCACGAGCTGATCCCAGGGCAGGGAGCGGTACTCACTGGGGGTGGCAAGTAGCACAGGTGAGAAACACTGGAACTGCATGCAGCTGCCAGACATCCCCACGTGCAGGCAGGCCCGACTCCCACAGGCACAGACCACCCACTTCGGGGACAGGGCAGCCAGGGCACGGCCCACAGCACCATTCCTCTAGCTCCAGCTCAAGACTTGTCTGGCCCTCCGCAGGGAGAGCTAATCAGCAGAGAGGAACCAGCGCCCTCGACTCAGCATGCTCTCTTCCAAGGCACAGGTAGCCCAAAGAGGGCCAGGGGAACAGGCGAGCAGAACCACCAGTCCACAGGCTTCATCTTCTTGTGAACCTTTGCCCAGTGCCTCAGCTGCCCATCAGGTCTCACTGACAAAGGTCCTGTTGGCCAACAGCAGGTTGACCAGGCGGTTTCTTTGGGTCTTTTAGCTGGAGGAGGAGTAAGCAAGCAAGCAGTCTCTTCTGCACCACAGTACTAAAGGACAACCGCACAGAGAAGACATGTAGGGAGAAAAAGAGCTTAACCCTTAAAGACCACAGGTCTACAGCAGCAGAACCAGCCCACAaacacagctgctctctgcaccACCATTCTAGAGCGGTCAATCCCTCCACAGGGGAAATCTCATCCTTGGGCAGGGGTGGGATCACCCAGTGAGGAGAGGTTGGAAACACGCAGGGCTCATCCACTCACCTGTTTGTGCCGGGCAGTTGGTGGGGGGCAGGTGGAGGGATGAGCGAAGTACTGCAATGCCCATTGCAGGGATGAGTGCAGCCTGAAAGCGGAGGTGGCATCTTCAGCAGCGGCACACTGGCAGGGGGCAGGTGAGGGCTCTTGCACGACCCTGGGCTGTGCGAGACTGTGCCAGCAGAAGGGGACTCGGATGCTGGCTTCGGGGCTGCCGCCTGTACGTTGGGCGCAGGGAAGAGTGCAGCCTGTGGGGTGGTGCCCAGTGGGACGTGTGGAGGGGAGCCAAAGGGTCCTGGGTGGGCAGGCATCTGCTTGGAGGGAACCAGCGCTGGTGGCTGGGAGGGGAGCCCAGTGGGACTGTTGGGAGGAGCAGTGAGGTCTGAGTGCTGATGATGCTCTGAGGAGTGGAAGGCCTCACCTGCAGACAGGCAGAAGCAGAGACAGTCAGGTGACAGGGTCACACTCAGAGACGTCCCACAGCCCAAATGCACATGGATCCCTCAGCTCAAGCTTAGGCCAGCCTAGAGAAAGCTCCCAGGTCTCCACTAGTACCAAGAGGTACCACAGCACCAAACTTCAGCCAGAAGACAATGCATGGGGATTGGGTTGCTCCTGAGggagcagaacagaaagcacaTTCACATGGGTTTCTTCTACAGTGACAAACCCTGTCCCCCCCATCCAGGTACTCAGGGTAGAAGCCAGAAGTCATCCCTGCTTGCAATGGGCCTCAGCAGCTTCATCTGCCCCACAGGTGCCCTGACAAAAAGGGCAAAACAAGGGGAACGGTACGGGGGCAGAGAAGGCAGTGGGCCAGGAAGATGAGGCCAGACCTACCCCTGGTACACGCACCTGGTGGGGTGGCCCTCCGGCACATGCTTTTGAACTGCTTCGGCAGCGTCTTGCAGAAGTCAAGTGAGGTAGGCAGAGGCGAgcctggggcagcactgccagtggCGGGGGAGGTTGCATGGCCATAGGGACAGGCCTTGAGCCCCGCCACCGTGGCAGGAGCCTGGCTGATGCACTCTGAAGAGAGAGCCAGGCTGGGGTGCTTGTCACCTGCAAGGAAAGCAAGGCTAGGGCCTGGCTATTGCTGGGTGTCTCATGGCCATTTCTGGGGGGAAAAGATCTGCAACCTTCAGCACGGCACTTCTGCTTGCAGCCACCCCACTCCACCCAGCCTGCAGCGTGACATACTGACACTGTGCTGGAGCAACAACctcagcaaagaaagaaaatgcttcaacGTCCCACTACCCTCTGCCTTTGCTGCAGTAGAAGCCCCCTGCTGCGTGCCCCTGCCCACCAGTCTAGTTGCTTGCAAGGATACAGCCTAAGCCAGAGACCAGTGAGAAAGCTCTGCTCAATCCCACAACTGGCTTCAACTCACCTAGCGCAGCCGGGGGGACCCCGAGGGGACTGCCCTGTGTGGCCCCGTTGGTGTGCTGTGAGTTCCAGAGGCCCGAGAGCTTGTGAGCAGACAAGAAAGAGCTGGGGTCCCAGTCCCCTGAGTTCCCGTGGCacgaggaggaagaggaggaggtggaagaggaagaggagtggGAACCACCCCCACAAGACTGCGACTTGCAGGATGTGTGGGATAACGAGACCTGGCAGGGAAAACATAGAGTGAAATAGGAGCAGGGTTGGGAGTGAGGCAGGAGACCCTTGCCCCAGGGTGTTGGGGCTGAGACCCTCTCCACTGACCCTAAGCCCCTGCTCCTCTCACTGCCTCTATCCaacagaggggcagcctggttccCAGAGCCCAAGCCCACAGCTAGGTGGATGCCAAAGGTCACGTGCTGCTCCAGTTGTGTTCAGTGTGGGCCAGGGTTAAAGCCCCACAGGAAGTCACTGCTTTGCCCTCGAGCTCTGCACAGGGGCAGGCACCTGCCCTGCCACGCACTGCCCCTTTCACCTTGGGAAGTGCAGCTCTGGCGAGACCCAGcgtggcagcacagagctgagccagGCAGCGGGCAGCTTGCCACAGGGCcagtgcaggaggagcacaAAGCACACTGAGGCAGGgctggcaaagcagcagcactgccagccctgccaggTAGGCAGCTCCAACACCGCAGAGGCTGCCAGACAAGCCTCTGCATCATCCCCTTTCCCTTCTGAGCAACACCCGAGGAGCTGAGGTCGGAGCGAGGAAGGGACCTGAAGACCCAGCACACGCCACAGGACAATCAGCACTGCAAGGCCACACTCCTGggagccccagccctcccagccaCTGCTCCCCAGCCATGTACCGCCAGGgcctgctcctgcactgctcgCCGCTCTTCCTCCTCCACGCTCTTCCGGCAGCTCTGGCAGATCCACAGTGGCATTTCTCCCAGGAGGTTCTGCACGAGCGTTGGCACGAAGTCTGGTGGCAGCCTCTCACCCGGAGAAACCAGCCCATTGTGGGACGGGCCTCCCCAGTCCTTGCGCTCACGgtggcagagcaggcagcacgTCTGCACGGACTGGTTGGTGGTGggcagcacctgcagtgggaCACACAGGCCACAAGTCACCCAAAGGACCTGCCACAGGGCATCAGGTCAGCGCAGGTCCATGAAAGACTTCAGGATGCTGACTACAAACCAGAACGTTTCTTACAGGCTGCGTGTGGGTCTGCACCTTCTCCCAGTAAAACAGAGCTGCCTTGGGCTGCCCACCTGCTGCCAGCCCGGGATGTGTCAGCTGTGGGTATTCCAGACCCTTGGGAGGACCGTGCTATGCTAAAGAGCCATCCTACCACCAGCCAGCACCACACCAGCCTGTGAGACCACCAGCAACTCCCACTGCACCTGAGGTACGGCAGCACCAAAAGGACCCCTAGAGCAAAGCGCAACCCACGCATGTCACCAGGCAGGGTTGGCACGGGGGCCGTCAGCCACGGTGCTCCCTACTCATTCATTGCAGAACCCCACGACAACACTCACACATCCCAGGCCCTCCCGCCCGCCTCTTTGTTCTGTGCAGCCGGCAGCACAGATGCACCAGGGTGGGGTGCAGCCCCCGGTGCTCTCCCCATacagagcagcagggccagggctcGCAGCACAACACCACGGCACGCACCGGGCCACGACCCGCAGCTCACCGGAGGCCCTGCAGCCAGCATGAGCCCAGCGCGGCACGGGAGCCCCCATTGTCTGCCACCGCGGTGGGCCCCGCAACAATGAGCACATATGTAACTGCTGCCGTGAAACAGATGGTGTCTCCCAGGCTCAAGGTGAAGCAAAGGTCAGAGGCCAAGGAGAGCGCGGGGGGCACGCAGCTCCCCTGCCCGGCGGGGCAGCCGCGGCCTGGGGGGCTCTGCAGCCACCCCGTGTTTCGGCGAGAGAGGGCGTGCAGCCGCCGCTCCGCGCTGGGACGGCGTTTCCCAGCACACCCGGCGCATGCAGGCGGAGGGGGGAGCTGCGCCCCAGGCTCCCCGCAGCGCGCTCCGCGGCCGGGCACCGCGGGGACGGACGGGCGCCACGCAGCAGCCCGCAGCCCGCCCAGCCGCCGCTCCGCTCACCTGCGGCGGGGCTGGACCTCCCGCCGGGGCCCGGGCGCGCGTCCCCGCGGCGCTCCGTAGCACCCGGGGGAGAGACCGCATCGCGCCGCGCCGGGCCGTGCCCTGCAGAAGGCACGCGGGGCTCCTCCCGAGCGGAGCGGCGGGGATGCGGCGAGGGGCGCGGGGCTGCCGGAGCCGCCCACCCTCCCGCGGCTCCAggcgagcggcggcggcggcagacGGGCTCCCAGACCCCACCGCGGCAATTCCCCCGCCGCCGCGGGATGAGGGCCGCGCCCCCCCGCCCGCACACGCCGGTGGGAGCC from Gallus gallus isolate bGalGal1 chromosome 13, bGalGal1.mat.broiler.GRCg7b, whole genome shotgun sequence harbors:
- the FAM193B gene encoding protein FAM193B isoform X1 — protein: MAAAASPRRAAPRAGAGRAAPPYWLLSCLRRAALAMTRRRNKVAAAGGAANRRERPGGAAGPPPAPPPPPPPPPEPPAPPEAVVAAGGGAEPGRAAPQVLPTTNQSVQTCCLLCHRERKDWGGPSHNGLVSPGERLPPDFVPTLVQNLLGEMPLWICQSCRKSVEEEERRAVQEQALAVSLSHTSCKSQSCGGGSHSSSSSTSSSSSSCHGNSGDWDPSSFLSAHKLSGLWNSQHTNGATQGSPLGVPPAALGDKHPSLALSSECISQAPATVAGLKACPYGHATSPATGSAAPGSPLPTSLDFCKTLPKQFKSMCRRATPPGACTRGEAFHSSEHHQHSDLTAPPNSPTGLPSQPPALVPSKQMPAHPGPFGSPPHVPLGTTPQAALFPAPNVQAAAPKPASESPSAGTVSHSPGSCKSPHLPPASVPLLKMPPPLSGCTHPCNGHCSTSLIPPPAPHQLPGTNRDPSCKGHKFPNGTSCHPPQPCEADEGLGEDEDSSSERSSCTSSSTNQKDGKFCDCCYCEFFGHNAPPAAPTSRNYAEIREKLRSRLTKRKEELPQKLVHNSSSGEPAVDHRNVDELLDYINSTEPKPLNSAKAAKRARHKQKKKEKEKAQLEAEAQKRAERAPANSQNREPAEEKLLEWPELELERVNSFLSSRLQEIRNTIKDSIRASFSVYDLNLDVNDFPKKAAVLEQKNLISHLNGSSDLQDIDLALAPLSLGPTKSHALLRGELGPRWGDGPGELPLAPTATENGVVKRLSAVPSLSRMIWVQSKAADSAVDGGGQSPEPKEGLQPKGPEPPEQVLAGGRQRKNKRQSGQVKKGDGAVIVSGQARLENSVVKGQVLGTKHPSKPSTAEPQRAGGCTEVESGKGQPWGCSTARPEKERSSDWKGRRGEGKAELPDLVQLPTPATGDRQLPPLAALGGSPQPKGKNRKNRNKVEKSNTSIDDVFLPKDLDGVEMDETDREVEYFKRFCLDSAKQTRQKVAVNWTNFTLKKTTSSAAQ
- the FAM193B gene encoding protein FAM193B isoform X3 yields the protein MAAAASPRRAAPRAGAGRAAPPYWLLSCLRRAALAMTRRRNKVAAAGGAANRRERPGGAAGPPPAPPPPPPPPPEPPAPPEAVVAAGGGAEPGRAAPQVLPTTNQSVQTCCLLCHRERKDWGGPSHNGLVSPGERLPPDFVPTLVQNLLGEMPLWICQSCRKSVEEEERRAVQEQALAVSLSHTSCKSQSCGGGSHSSSSSTSSSSSSCHGNSGDWDPSSFLSAHKLSGLWNSQHTNGATQGSPLGVPPAALGEAFHSSEHHQHSDLTAPPNSPTGLPSQPPALVPSKQMPAHPGPFGSPPHVPLGTTPQAALFPAPNVQAAAPKPASESPSAGTVSHSPGSCKSPHLPPASVPLLKMPPPLSGCTHPCNGHCSTSLIPPPAPHQLPGTNRDPSCKGHKFPNGTSCHPPQPCEADEGLGEDEDSSSERSSCTSSSTNQKDGKFCDCCYCEFFGHNAPPAAPTSRNYAEIREKLRSRLTKRKEELPQKLVHNSSSGEPAVDHRNVDELLDYINSTEPKPLNSAKAAKRARHKQKKKEKEKAQLEAEAQKRAERAPANSQNREPAEEKLLEWPELELERVNSFLSSRLQEIRNTIKDSIRASFSVYDLNLDVNDFPKKAAVLEQKNLISHLNGSSDLQDIDLALAPLSLGPTKSHALLRGELGPRWGDGPGELPLAPTATENGVVKRLSAVPSLSRMIWVQSKAADSAVDGGGQSPEPKEGLQPKGPEPPEQVLAGGRQRKNKRQSGQVKKGDGAVIVSGQARLENSVVKGQVLGTKHPSKPSTAEPQRAGGCTEVESGKGQPWGCSTARPEKERSSDWKGRRGEGKAELPDLVQLPTPATGDRQLPPLAALGGSPQPKGKNRKNRNKVEKSNTSIDDVFLPKDLDGVEMDETDREVEYFKRFCLDSAKQTRQKVAVNWTNFTLKKTTSSAAQ
- the FAM193B gene encoding protein FAM193B isoform X2 — encoded protein: MAAAASPRRAAPRAGAGRAAPPYWLLSCLRRAALAMTRRRNKVAAAGGAANRRERPGGAAGPPPAPPPPPPPPPEPPAPPEAVVAAGGGAEPGRAAPQVLPTTNQSVQTCCLLCHRERKDWGGPSHNGLVSPGERLPPDFVPTLVQNLLGEMPLWICQSCRKSVEEEERRAVQEQALAVSLSHTSCKSQSCGGGSHSSSSSTSSSSSSCHGNSGDWDPSSFLSAHKLSGLWNSQHTNGATQGSPLGVPPAALGDKHPSLALSSECISQAPATVAGLKACPYGHATSPATGSAAPGSPLPTSLDFCKTLPKQFKSMCRRATPPGEAFHSSEHHQHSDLTAPPNSPTGLPSQPPALVPSKQMPAHPGPFGSPPHVPLGTTPQAALFPAPNVQAAAPKPASESPSAGTVSHSPGSCKSPHLPPASVPLLKMPPPLSGCTHPCNGHCSTSLIPPPAPHQLPGTNRDPSCKGHKFPNGTSCHPPQPCEADEGLGEDEDSSSERSSCTSSSTNQKDGKFCDCCYCEFFGHNAPPAAPTSRNYAEIREKLRSRLTKRKEELPQKLVHNSSSGEPAVDHRNVDELLDYINSTEPKPLNSAKAAKRARHKQKKKEKEKAQLEAEAQKRAERAPANSQNREPAEEKLLEWPELELERVNSFLSSRLQEIRNTIKDSIRASFSVYDLNLDVNDFPKKAAVLEQKNLISHLNGSSDLQDIDLALAPLSLGPTKSHALLRGELGPRWGDGPGELPLAPTATENGVVKRLSAVPSLSRMIWVQSKAADSAVDGGGQSPEPKEGLQPKGPEPPEQVLAGGRQRKNKRQSGQVKKGDGAVIVSGQARLENSVVKGQVLGTKHPSKPSTAEPQRAGGCTEVESGKGQPWGCSTARPEKERSSDWKGRRGEGKAELPDLVQLPTPATGDRQLPPLAALGGSPQPKGKNRKNRNKVEKSNTSIDDVFLPKDLDGVEMDETDREVEYFKRFCLDSAKQTRQKVAVNWTNFTLKKTTSSAAQ